A genome region from Erigeron canadensis isolate Cc75 chromosome 3, C_canadensis_v1, whole genome shotgun sequence includes the following:
- the LOC122592830 gene encoding ion channel DMI1 isoform X2 — protein sequence MSTQTSKLDPPPSPADIPPPSTTERRPLLKKSRTISTDPTTHFPGPLFPTVRHRLSDDFPPLPPITLPSPSSSSFTWSPRRSFDSSDTSSTTTTNSDTFPGQTFGFADRDYVYPSFLGPNTTRNRVTVVKSSSVAKSLRKQPPVSDTGLVRVSKNDLGSVSGSQTGKDSGRLDSGNVNSSLVAESERLVNKAPAQVQVSSTTPIRKMAKIKNSVMFNMVVVICVVVVSYAIALRNEVTKLQEENNNLHRICKNKDILDGESIDMNNENEDSFVYIANTDSRTIALYAVLVTLVTPFVMYKYLDDLPRIKNISKRTKNNVEEVPLKKRIAYMVDVCFSIYPYAKLLALLFATIFLIAFGGLALYAVNDGSLAEALWLSWTFVADSGNHADSVGTGPRIVSVSISAGGMLIFAMMLGLVSDAISEKVDSLRKGKSEVIESNHILVLGWSDKLGSLLKQLAIANKSIGGGVVVVLAERDKEEMEMDIAKLEFSFMGTSVICRSGSPLILADLKKVSVSKARAIIVLAADENADQSDARALRVVLSLTGVKEGLRGHVVVEMSDLDNEPLVKLVGGELIETVVAHDVIGRLMIQCALQPGLAQIWEDILGFENAEFYIKRWPQLDGLKFEDILVSFPDAIPCGVKVASDGGKININPNDDYLLKEGDEILVIAEDDDTYSPGPLPEVRRGLFPKKVDPPKFPEKILFCGWRRDIDDMIMVLEAFLAPGSELWMFNEVVEKERERKLVDGGLDISGLVNIKLVHRVGNAVIKKHLETLPLETFDSMNL from the exons aTGTCAACCCAAACCAGCAAACTTGACCCACCACCATCACCTGCTGACATTCCACCACCATCCACCACTGAACGCCGTCCACTTTTAAAAAAGTCAAGAACCATCTCCACCGATCCCACAACTCACTTCCCCGGTCCACTCTTCCCCACCGTCCGCCACCGCCTCTCCGATGACTTCCCACCACTACCACCTATCACACTTCCATCTCCTTCGTCATCATCATTCACTTGGTCTCCCCGTCGATCATTTGACTCATCTGACACCTCTAGCACAACAACAACCAATAGTGACACTTTCCCAGGTCAAACATTTGGGTTTGCTGACCGTGATTATGTTTATCCATCTTTTTTGGGTCCGAATACTACTAGGAACCGGGTCACTGTTGTTAAAAGTAGTTCTGTTGCTAAGTCTTTGAGAAAACAACCGCCTGTTTCGGATACGGGTCTGGTTCGGGTGAGTAAAAATGATCTTGGTTCGGTTAGTGGAAGTCAAACGGGGAAAGATTCAGGTCGTTTGGATTCGGGTAATGTGAATAGTTCATTGGTAGCTGAATCGGAGAGACTAGTTAATAAAGCTCCAGCTCAAGTTCAAGTTTCTTCAACAACGCCTATTCGGAAAATGGCTAAGATCAAGAACTCAGTGATGTTTAacatg GTGGTGGTTATATGTGTAGTAGTAGTGTCTTATGCAATTGCATTGCGGAATGAAGTTACAAAGCTTCAG GAAGAGAATAACAATCTTCATAGAATTTGTAAGAATAAGGACATTCTTGATGGTGAAAGTATTGACATGAATAATGAGAATGAAGATTCCTTTGTGTATATTGCCAATACTGACAGTCGAACAATTGCCCTTTACGCTGTTTTGGTCACCCTTGTTACACCTTTTGTAATGTATAAATATCTCGATGATCTGCCTCGGATTAAGAATATATCAAAACGGACTAAGAACAACGTAGAAGAGGTTCCACTAAAGAAGAGAATTGCATATATGGTGGATGTGTGCTTTTCTATCTATCCTTATGCAAAGTTGCTTGCACTTTTATTTGCAACTATATTTCTCATAGCATTTGGTGGTTTGGCTCTATATGCTGTCAATGATGGTAGCCTAGCCGAAGCCCTTTGGCTTTCGTGGACATTTGTGGCAGATTCAGGAAACCATGCAGATAGCGTTGGAACTGGACCAAGAATTGTGTCGGTGTCTATAAGTGCAGGAGGTATGCTGATATTTGCAATGATGCTAGGACTTGTTTCAGATGCTATTTCAGAGAAGGTAGATTCATTGCGGAAAGGGAAAAGTGAAGTGATTGAAAGCAACCATATACTCGTTCTTGGATGGAGTGACAAATTG GGTTCACTTTTAAAGCAACTGGCAATAGCAAATAAGAGCATTGGTGGCGGGGTGGTTGTTGTTTTGGCAGAAAGAGATAAAGAGGAAATGGAGATGGATATAGCAAAGCTTGAATTCAGCTTCATGGGCACTTCAGTTATATGCCGAAGTGGCAGTCCTCTTATACTTGCAGACTTGAAAAAGGTTTCGGTTTCAAAGGCACGTGCTATTATTGTACTGGCAGCAGATGAAAATGCAGATCAG AGTGATGCACGTGCCTTGCGGGTTGTTCTTAGTCTTACTGGAGTAAAAGAGGGGCTGAGGGGTCATGTTGTTGTGGAGATGAGTGATCTTGACAACGAGCCTTTAGTGAAGCTTGTCGGTGGAGAGCTAATCGAGACAGTGGTTGCACATGATGTGATTGGACGGTTGATGATCCAGTGTGCTCTGCAGCCTGGCCTTGCACAG ATATGGGAAGATATCTTGGGGTTTGAAAATGCAGAGTTCTATATTAAAAGGTGGCCACAATTGGATGGATTGAAATTTGAAGACATACTCGTTTCCTTTCCTGACGCAATTCCTTGCGGAGTAAAGGTTGCTTCAGATGGAggaaagataaatataaatccTAATGATGACTATTTATTGAAAGAAGGCGATGAAATTCTTGTCATAGCTGAGGATGATGACACATATTCCCCTGGCCCTTTACCAGAG GTACGCAGGGGTCTCTTCCCCAAAAAGGTAGACCCTCCTAAATTTCCAGAAAAGATACTATTTTGTGGTTGGCGACGTGATattgatgatatgattatg GTTTTGGAGGCATTCTTGGCACCTGGTTCAGAGTTATGGATGTTTAATGAGGTGGTGGAAAAGGAAAGAGAAAGAAAGTTAGTGGATGGAGGGCTTGATATTTCAGGTCTGGTTAACATTAAGCTTGTCCACCGTGTTGGGAATGCAGTCATCAAAAAACATTTGGAGACTTTACCTTTGGAGACATTTGATTCT ATGAATCTGTAG
- the LOC122592830 gene encoding ion channel DMI1 isoform X1, translating to MSTQTSKLDPPPSPADIPPPSTTERRPLLKKSRTISTDPTTHFPGPLFPTVRHRLSDDFPPLPPITLPSPSSSSFTWSPRRSFDSSDTSSTTTTNSDTFPGQTFGFADRDYVYPSFLGPNTTRNRVTVVKSSSVAKSLRKQPPVSDTGLVRVSKNDLGSVSGSQTGKDSGRLDSGNVNSSLVAESERLVNKAPAQVQVSSTTPIRKMAKIKNSVMFNMVVVICVVVVSYAIALRNEVTKLQEENNNLHRICKNKDILDGESIDMNNENEDSFVYIANTDSRTIALYAVLVTLVTPFVMYKYLDDLPRIKNISKRTKNNVEEVPLKKRIAYMVDVCFSIYPYAKLLALLFATIFLIAFGGLALYAVNDGSLAEALWLSWTFVADSGNHADSVGTGPRIVSVSISAGGMLIFAMMLGLVSDAISEKVDSLRKGKSEVIESNHILVLGWSDKLGSLLKQLAIANKSIGGGVVVVLAERDKEEMEMDIAKLEFSFMGTSVICRSGSPLILADLKKVSVSKARAIIVLAADENADQSDARALRVVLSLTGVKEGLRGHVVVEMSDLDNEPLVKLVGGELIETVVAHDVIGRLMIQCALQPGLAQIWEDILGFENAEFYIKRWPQLDGLKFEDILVSFPDAIPCGVKVASDGGKININPNDDYLLKEGDEILVIAEDDDTYSPGPLPEVRRGLFPKKVDPPKFPEKILFCGWRRDIDDMIMVLEAFLAPGSELWMFNEVVEKERERKLVDGGLDISGLVNIKLVHRVGNAVIKKHLETLPLETFDSILILADESVEDSIVHSDSRSLATLLLIRDIQSKRLPSKDTSSTPLRVSGFSHSSWIREMQQASNKSIIISEILDSRTRNLVSVTKISDYVLSNELVSMALAMVAEDKQINRVLEELFAEEGNEMCIKPAEFYLYDQEELCFYDIMVRGRERNEIVIGYRLATAERAIINPVDKSKLVKWSLDDVFVVIALGE from the exons aTGTCAACCCAAACCAGCAAACTTGACCCACCACCATCACCTGCTGACATTCCACCACCATCCACCACTGAACGCCGTCCACTTTTAAAAAAGTCAAGAACCATCTCCACCGATCCCACAACTCACTTCCCCGGTCCACTCTTCCCCACCGTCCGCCACCGCCTCTCCGATGACTTCCCACCACTACCACCTATCACACTTCCATCTCCTTCGTCATCATCATTCACTTGGTCTCCCCGTCGATCATTTGACTCATCTGACACCTCTAGCACAACAACAACCAATAGTGACACTTTCCCAGGTCAAACATTTGGGTTTGCTGACCGTGATTATGTTTATCCATCTTTTTTGGGTCCGAATACTACTAGGAACCGGGTCACTGTTGTTAAAAGTAGTTCTGTTGCTAAGTCTTTGAGAAAACAACCGCCTGTTTCGGATACGGGTCTGGTTCGGGTGAGTAAAAATGATCTTGGTTCGGTTAGTGGAAGTCAAACGGGGAAAGATTCAGGTCGTTTGGATTCGGGTAATGTGAATAGTTCATTGGTAGCTGAATCGGAGAGACTAGTTAATAAAGCTCCAGCTCAAGTTCAAGTTTCTTCAACAACGCCTATTCGGAAAATGGCTAAGATCAAGAACTCAGTGATGTTTAacatg GTGGTGGTTATATGTGTAGTAGTAGTGTCTTATGCAATTGCATTGCGGAATGAAGTTACAAAGCTTCAG GAAGAGAATAACAATCTTCATAGAATTTGTAAGAATAAGGACATTCTTGATGGTGAAAGTATTGACATGAATAATGAGAATGAAGATTCCTTTGTGTATATTGCCAATACTGACAGTCGAACAATTGCCCTTTACGCTGTTTTGGTCACCCTTGTTACACCTTTTGTAATGTATAAATATCTCGATGATCTGCCTCGGATTAAGAATATATCAAAACGGACTAAGAACAACGTAGAAGAGGTTCCACTAAAGAAGAGAATTGCATATATGGTGGATGTGTGCTTTTCTATCTATCCTTATGCAAAGTTGCTTGCACTTTTATTTGCAACTATATTTCTCATAGCATTTGGTGGTTTGGCTCTATATGCTGTCAATGATGGTAGCCTAGCCGAAGCCCTTTGGCTTTCGTGGACATTTGTGGCAGATTCAGGAAACCATGCAGATAGCGTTGGAACTGGACCAAGAATTGTGTCGGTGTCTATAAGTGCAGGAGGTATGCTGATATTTGCAATGATGCTAGGACTTGTTTCAGATGCTATTTCAGAGAAGGTAGATTCATTGCGGAAAGGGAAAAGTGAAGTGATTGAAAGCAACCATATACTCGTTCTTGGATGGAGTGACAAATTG GGTTCACTTTTAAAGCAACTGGCAATAGCAAATAAGAGCATTGGTGGCGGGGTGGTTGTTGTTTTGGCAGAAAGAGATAAAGAGGAAATGGAGATGGATATAGCAAAGCTTGAATTCAGCTTCATGGGCACTTCAGTTATATGCCGAAGTGGCAGTCCTCTTATACTTGCAGACTTGAAAAAGGTTTCGGTTTCAAAGGCACGTGCTATTATTGTACTGGCAGCAGATGAAAATGCAGATCAG AGTGATGCACGTGCCTTGCGGGTTGTTCTTAGTCTTACTGGAGTAAAAGAGGGGCTGAGGGGTCATGTTGTTGTGGAGATGAGTGATCTTGACAACGAGCCTTTAGTGAAGCTTGTCGGTGGAGAGCTAATCGAGACAGTGGTTGCACATGATGTGATTGGACGGTTGATGATCCAGTGTGCTCTGCAGCCTGGCCTTGCACAG ATATGGGAAGATATCTTGGGGTTTGAAAATGCAGAGTTCTATATTAAAAGGTGGCCACAATTGGATGGATTGAAATTTGAAGACATACTCGTTTCCTTTCCTGACGCAATTCCTTGCGGAGTAAAGGTTGCTTCAGATGGAggaaagataaatataaatccTAATGATGACTATTTATTGAAAGAAGGCGATGAAATTCTTGTCATAGCTGAGGATGATGACACATATTCCCCTGGCCCTTTACCAGAG GTACGCAGGGGTCTCTTCCCCAAAAAGGTAGACCCTCCTAAATTTCCAGAAAAGATACTATTTTGTGGTTGGCGACGTGATattgatgatatgattatg GTTTTGGAGGCATTCTTGGCACCTGGTTCAGAGTTATGGATGTTTAATGAGGTGGTGGAAAAGGAAAGAGAAAGAAAGTTAGTGGATGGAGGGCTTGATATTTCAGGTCTGGTTAACATTAAGCTTGTCCACCGTGTTGGGAATGCAGTCATCAAAAAACATTTGGAGACTTTACCTTTGGAGACATTTGATTCT ATTCTAATTCTTGCAGATGAATCTGTAGAAGACTCAATTGTGCATTCTGACTCGAGATCTCTAGCCACCCTCCTCCTTATCCGAGACATTCAG TCAAAACGTCTGCCGTCTAAAGACACAAGCTCAACACCTCTTCGTGTTTCTGGTTTCTCTCATAGCTCTTGGATTCGTGAGATGCAGCAGGCTTCCAACAAATCAATCATAATAAGTGAAATTTTGGATTCTAGGACTAGGAACCTTGTTTCAGTAACCAAGATAAGTGATTACGTGCTATCAAATGAGCTTGTGAGCATGGCTTTAGCGATGGTAGCTGAAGATAAACAGATAAATCGTgttcttgaagaactttttgcAGAAGAG GGAAACGAGATGTGTATTAAACCTGCAGAATTTTATCTTTATGATCAAGAAGAACTCTGCTTTTATGATATTATGGTCAGGGGTCGAGA
- the LOC122592586 gene encoding bromodomain testis-specific protein: protein MKRKRGRKGKSQNTSNVGISDADPSIDNISDDDVSSEGDVEKDENVTNSKMSIETPSTETAQPEKPAAVTSTEVTIKPLGKVYNRLKVKIKSSKPVEPQVTSSDAITHSDADKSSQHISQEKQVAVAKVEDIANSVPVGNEGASTTQPKKTGSIKIKSSKGFGSTLSPCNNVGVPPVEETHQKEPESLSRDSVYNKQELNASLEVITRIMKTDAAEPFNNPVNPVALGIPDYFDVIKTPMDFGTIRSNLESGVKYKNSEDVYKDVQYIWDNCYKYNNKGDYILELMKRVKKNFMKNWAAAGLYTQQGDLKDVSSQGKSSSKSGHLKHKSKKRHGFKRHKDDCLCAICIMVRRRQEREKIMNPADDRTETSDGLGQEVKFEGTSAAESPNGDDTSSSSDNSRNEDADTEMEDKREEVKLEKELQSTSQSKQQETEKPFETNKENSIAEQSQIDDKSGTEKNKDIQMMEAGNATKNDVNNGGEKIQRENIIAIVENQKPKELLDAGAKAKLLKTLHERYDNPIVMDLCASLFPENPKSLWNRPHSLAHHHDSSRKSSIGAAIATFLKY from the exons ATGAAGCGTAAACGTGGAAGGAAGGGAAAATCTCAAAATACCTCTAACGTGGGAATATCAGATGCCGATCCAAGCATTGATAATATAAGTGACGATGATGTATCCAGTGAAGGTGATGTTGAGAAAGATGAGAATGTGACAAACTCGAAAATGAGTATCGAAACCCCATCAACAGAAACTGCTCAACCTGAAAAACCTGCAGCTGTCACTTCAACTGAGGTTACCATTAAGCCTTTAGGAAAAGTTTACAATAGGCTTAAAGTCAAGATCAAATCTTCAAAACCAGTAGAACCTCAGGTCACTTCATCAGATGCAATTACACATAGTGATGCTGATAAAAGTAGCCAACATATTAGTCAAGAGAAACAAGTAGCTGTTGCGAAAGTAGAAGATATTGCCAACTCGGTACCGGTTGGCAACGAAGGTGCTTCAACAACACAACCGAAAAAGACTGGAAGCATAAAAATCAAATCATCGAAGGGTTTTGGTTCAACCTTGAGTCCTTGTAATAATGTTGGGGTGCCTCCGGTTGAGGAAACCCATCAGAAAGAGCCCGAGTCACTTTCTCGAGATTCTGTATACAACAAGCAAGAACTTAATGCTTCTCTTGAG GTGATTACAAGGATCATGAAAACGGATGCAGCGGAGCCTTTTAATAATCCAGTGAACCCTGTCGCTCTTGGCATCCCG GATTATTTTGATGTCATTAAAACACCTATGGATTTTGGGACCATTCGTAGTAACCTTGAAAGTGGTGTTAAGTATAAGAATTCAGAGGATGTGTATAAAGATGTGCAGTATATATGGGATAATTGCTACAAGTACAATAATAAAGGTGATTACATTCTTGAGCTTATGAAACGTGTGAAGAagaattttatgaaaaactGGGCTGCTGCAGGACTGTATACACAGCAAG GTGACTTGAAGGATGTATCTAGTCAAGGGAAATCGTCCAGCAAGAGTGGGCATCTAAAACACAAGTCGAAGAAACGTCATGG ATTCAAGCGCCACAAGGATGATTGTTTATGTGCTATATGTATCATGGTGCGGCGCAGGCAGGAGCGAGAGAAAATTATGAATCCTGCTGATGACCGGACTGAAACAAGTGATGGTCTGGGCCAAGAGGTCAAGTTTGAG GGAACATCAGCGGCGGAAAGTCCTAACGGTGATGATACATCATCCAGTTCAGACAATTCACGAAATGAAGATGCAGATACTGAAATGGAAGATAAGCGAGAGGAAGTGAAGCTGGAAAAGGAGCTACAAAGCACTTCACAAAGTAAGCAACAAGAAACAGAGAAACCATTTGAGACCAACAAAGAAAATTCTATAGCTGAACAGTCTCAGATAGATGATAAATCTGGGACAGAGAAAAACAAAGACATACAGATGATGGAAGCAGGCAATGCAACCAAAAACGATGTGAATAATGGCGGTGAAAAGATTCAGCGCGAAAATATAATTGCCATAGTTGAAAATCAGAAGCCCAAG GAGCTGTTAGATGCAGGTGCGAAAGCCAAATTGTTGAAAACCCTCCATGAGCGTTATGATAACCCAATTGTTATGGATTTATGCGCCTCTTTATTTCCAGAGAATCCAAAGTCGTTATGGAACAGGCCTCATTCATTGGCTCACCATCATGATTCTTCTCGCAAGAGCTCCATCGGTGCTGCTATCGCAACATTCCTCAAGTATTAG
- the LOC122594623 gene encoding protein DMP3-like, with product MSLRARQPATSIVTDTTTPEEPTSRPQPSSSALSQTLASTANLAKLLPTGTLLAFQVLTPIFTNNGSCDSTTRSLTAILLVLLAISCFLACFTDSFKTNDGQIFYGFATSQGMWILDYCEQKNLPDLRKYRLRVIDWVHALLSVLVFGAVALRDRNVVNCFYPTPGHEAQEVLDIVPIGVGLISSALFVVFPTRRHGIGYPVTHDNAE from the coding sequence ATGTCTTTAAGAGCTAGACAACCCGCTACGAGCATCGTCACTGACACGACCACCCCCGAAGAACCAACGTCTCGACCACAACCATCGTCATCGGCCCTTTCCCAAACGCTAGCAAGCACTGCAAACCTAGCCAAACTCCTCCCAACAGGAACCCTTTTAGCCTTCCAAGTCCTCACACCAATTTTCACAAATAACGGTTCGTGTGACTCCACTACTCGTTCATTAACAGCCATTCTTCTTGTCCTCTTAGCAATCTCGTGTTTTCTTGCTTGTTTTACCGATAGTTTCAAAACAAACGATGGCCAGATTTTCTATGGCTTTGCAACTTCTCAAGGGATGTGGATTTTAGACTATTGTGAACAAAAGAATTTGCCCGATTTGAGAAAGTACCGGTTGAGGGTTATTGATTGGGTGCACGCTCTTCTTTCGGTTTTGGTATTTGGGGCAGTGGCATTACGCGATAGGaatgtggtaaattgcttttatcCAACCCCAGGGCATGAAGCTCAAGAGGTTTTGGATATCGTTCCTATTGGTGTTGGTCTCATTTCAAGTGCATTGTTTGTTGTTTTTCCGACTAGAAGACATGGCATTGGTTATCCTGTTACCCATGATAATGCTGAATGA
- the LOC122591783 gene encoding protein DMP3-like → MSLTAKQPGTTTNNDDNTTTEPILPSPQQLPSKLSKTLTSSDNVAKLLPTGTLMLFQLLTPIFTNKGSCNSTNTSLTAILLVLLVVSCFLICFTDSFKSNDGRIYYGFATFEGMWIFEDYDPKNTYMPDLRKYRLKFIDWAHAVLSVFVFGAVALRDRNVVSCFYPAPGRETHELLDIVPIGVGLISSALFVVFPTRRHGISHPITQDDSNIY, encoded by the coding sequence ATGTCTTTAACAGCTAAACAACCGGGAACTACCACGAACAACGACGACAACACCACTACCGAACCAATACTGCCCAGCCCACAACAACTGCCATCCAAGCTCTCCAAGACACTAACGAGCTCAGACAATGTAGCCAAACTCCTCCCAACAGGCACCCTCATGCTCTTCCAACTCCTTACACCCATCTTCACTAATAAAGGTTCATGTAACTCCACAAATACTTCATTAACCGCCATCCTTCTTGTCCTTTTGGTGGTCTCATGCTTTCTTATTTGCTTTACCGACAGTTTTAAGTCTAACGATGGTCGGATTTACTATGGATTTGCAACTTTCGAAGGGATGTGGATCTTTGAAGACTATGATCCAAAAAACACGTACATGCCTGATTTGAGAAAGTACCGGTTAAAGTTTATTGATTGGGCGCACGCGGTGCTTTCTGTTTTTGTATTTGGAGCAGTGGCATTGAGGGATAGAAATGTGGTGAGTTGTTTTTACCCGGCCCCGGGGCGTGAAACTCATGAGCTTTTGGATATTGTTCCTATTGGTGTCGGTCTCATTTCAAGTGCCCTATTTGTTGTTTTTCCGACTAGAAGACATGGTATTAGCCATCCTATTACACAGGATGATTCCAATATATATTAA